A single genomic interval of Nitratidesulfovibrio sp. SRB-5 harbors:
- a CDS encoding efflux RND transporter periplasmic adaptor subunit, with the protein MTRHPIVFQVLRPAFLVLLSALALPVLAGCDSRNAFVPPPPPKVTVAPPRVGPVVEYMEFTGTIAPVESVDITARVTGVLRSAQFRDGAMVRKGDPLFLIEPEPFQAALQRAEAELEVQRASLDRAETELARSRKLLSEKAGSEADVVRWQQQRDSSKAGISRASAQIETARIDLGYTRIVAPFDGQMTRRLVDPGNVVGPGAVTKLATIVRRDQVHVYFSINERDLLRLMGDKPRNGKNGTPPELPLELALADEDAFPHAGKLEYADPTVDPSTGTLLLRGIFPNTGGRLVPGLYARIRVAMGRRDAALLVPERALGQDQSGSYVMVVNAQNVAEQRPVKLGALHEGWQVVEKGLEAGDRVVVNGMQRARPGSPVDPVAADAAAPGAGQGGKGDGKGDGKPAAKPAG; encoded by the coding sequence ATGACGCGCCACCCCATCGTTTTTCAGGTTCTCCGCCCGGCGTTTCTGGTCCTGCTTTCCGCCCTGGCCCTTCCTGTGCTTGCCGGGTGCGATTCGCGCAACGCCTTCGTGCCGCCCCCGCCGCCCAAGGTCACGGTGGCGCCGCCCAGGGTGGGGCCGGTGGTCGAATACATGGAGTTCACCGGCACCATCGCCCCGGTGGAGTCGGTGGACATCACCGCCCGGGTCACCGGGGTGTTGCGCAGCGCGCAGTTCCGCGACGGGGCCATGGTCCGCAAGGGCGACCCGCTGTTCCTCATCGAGCCGGAACCGTTCCAGGCGGCCCTGCAACGGGCAGAGGCGGAACTGGAAGTGCAGCGCGCCTCCCTGGACCGGGCCGAGACGGAACTGGCCCGCAGCCGCAAGCTGCTGTCCGAAAAGGCCGGGTCCGAGGCGGACGTGGTGCGCTGGCAGCAGCAGCGCGACAGCTCCAAGGCGGGCATCAGCCGGGCCAGCGCCCAGATCGAAACGGCCCGCATCGACCTTGGCTACACGCGCATCGTCGCCCCCTTCGACGGCCAGATGACCCGCCGCCTGGTGGACCCCGGCAACGTGGTGGGCCCCGGCGCGGTGACCAAGCTTGCCACCATCGTGCGCCGCGATCAGGTGCACGTGTATTTCAGCATCAACGAACGCGACCTGCTGCGGCTGATGGGCGACAAGCCCAGGAACGGCAAGAACGGCACGCCGCCGGAACTGCCCCTTGAACTGGCCCTGGCCGACGAGGACGCCTTTCCCCACGCGGGCAAGCTGGAATACGCCGACCCCACGGTGGACCCTTCCACCGGCACGCTGCTGTTGCGGGGCATCTTTCCCAACACCGGCGGGCGGCTGGTGCCCGGGCTGTACGCGCGCATCCGGGTGGCCATGGGCAGGCGCGATGCGGCGCTGCTGGTGCCGGAACGCGCCCTGGGGCAGGACCAGTCGGGGTCGTACGTCATGGTCGTCAACGCGCAGAACGTGGCCGAGCAGCGCCCGGTGAAGCTGGGGGCGCTGCACGAAGGCTGGCAGGTGGTGGAAAAGGGGCTGGAGGCCGGGGACCGCGTGGTGGTCAACGGCATGCAGCGCGCCCGGCCCGGCAGCCCGGTGGACCCGGTGGCGGCAGACGCGGCGGCCCCCGGAGCGGGCCAAGGCGGCAAGGGAGACGGCAAGGGAGACGGCAAGCCCGCCGCCAAACCCGCCGGCTAG
- a CDS encoding efflux RND transporter permease subunit, translating into MFAKFFIDRPILSNVIGIVLILIGVVSLIMLPISQYPDITPPTVEVKAIYPGSNSLVLADVVGAPIEQEVNGVEDMLYMSSKSANDGTYSLTITFALGTNIDMATVLVQNRVNVAMARLPDEVKRQGVTVKKKSTAILQVVTLTSPDGSHDDLYLSNFASLRVRDELARIPGVGEAMVFGAASYSMRVWLDAPRLKSLGLTTKDVVNAISEQNVQVAAGQIGAQPAPDTQNFQFTVQTQGRLSEVSEFEDIIIRTATGGPTGRTVRVRDVARVELGGQTYDLYAQKNGKPASLVIIYQLPGANALDVAQKVTATMQRIGKDFPAGVAWDIPYDTTRFVEAAIEQVYHTLFEAAVLVLAVILIFLQDWRATLVPATVVPITILGGFMAMMALGFSVNLVTLFGIILAIGIVVDDAIIVVEGAAHHMEHGDSARDATVKAMVQLFGPIIGITLVLSCVFLPASFMSGITGQLYRQFALVIASTALVSALLAATMTPAQCALFLKPIVPGRNAFYRGFNKAYDAVERFFVALLTTMVHHAWTTMLVFVGLISATFWFFSTLPTGFLPDEDQGYALVAVQLPGASSQSRTREVTARLDAILAETPGVANWITFGGMSILNNANTPNSATIFVMYKDWSERGDLTQDKLVANLRRKTGAIQEGMVLVVTPPPIQGLGNAGGFEMMVQDRAATGAQALENAAYQMMGAGGGQSGLSGVATTYTARTPQLYVDVDRTKVKDHGVQLSDVFSSMQAYLGSSYVNDFNKFGKAYQVRVQADSRYRLEAGDIGQLEVRNADGRMVPLGAMTSVRDVVGPDVVTRYNLYPAASLIGSAAPGFSSGQALALMEDMARRTLPSTMGFEWTTMAYQEKATGNEAFAVFGLAVLLVFLVLAAQYESWSAPAAIILVVPLALLGTCIAVSVRGMDNNVYTQIGIVLLIALASKNAILIVEFARELRMHKGMSIPEAAVEGARARLRPILMTSFAFILGVVPLLTASGAGSASQRALGTAVFGGMLASTFLAVMFVPVFFTVIQRLSERGTPQRATAQPENDHQR; encoded by the coding sequence ATGTTCGCCAAGTTCTTCATCGACCGCCCCATCCTCTCCAACGTCATCGGCATCGTGCTGATTCTCATCGGCGTCGTGTCGCTGATCATGCTGCCCATTTCGCAGTACCCGGACATCACCCCGCCCACGGTGGAGGTGAAGGCCATCTACCCCGGCTCCAACTCGCTGGTGCTGGCCGACGTGGTGGGCGCGCCCATAGAGCAGGAGGTGAACGGCGTCGAAGACATGCTGTACATGTCCTCCAAGAGCGCCAACGACGGCACGTACAGCCTCACCATCACCTTTGCGCTGGGCACCAACATCGACATGGCCACGGTGCTGGTCCAGAACCGCGTCAACGTGGCCATGGCCCGCCTGCCCGACGAGGTGAAGCGGCAGGGCGTGACGGTGAAGAAGAAGTCCACCGCCATCCTCCAGGTGGTCACGCTTACCTCTCCCGACGGCAGCCATGACGACCTGTACCTGAGCAACTTCGCCTCGCTGCGCGTGCGCGACGAACTGGCGCGCATTCCCGGCGTGGGCGAGGCCATGGTGTTCGGCGCGGCCAGCTATTCCATGCGCGTGTGGCTGGACGCCCCGCGCCTGAAAAGCCTGGGCCTGACCACCAAGGACGTGGTCAACGCCATCAGCGAACAGAACGTGCAGGTAGCCGCCGGCCAGATCGGCGCGCAGCCCGCGCCGGACACCCAGAACTTCCAGTTCACCGTGCAGACGCAGGGGCGGCTTTCCGAGGTTTCGGAATTCGAGGACATCATCATCCGCACCGCCACGGGCGGCCCCACCGGGCGCACCGTCCGGGTGCGGGACGTGGCCCGGGTGGAACTGGGCGGCCAGACCTACGACCTGTACGCCCAGAAGAACGGCAAGCCAGCCTCGCTGGTGATCATCTACCAGTTGCCGGGGGCCAACGCGCTGGACGTGGCGCAGAAGGTCACCGCCACCATGCAGCGCATCGGCAAGGACTTTCCGGCCGGCGTGGCCTGGGACATTCCCTACGACACCACCCGCTTCGTCGAGGCGGCCATCGAGCAGGTGTACCACACCCTGTTCGAGGCAGCCGTGCTGGTGCTGGCGGTGATCCTGATCTTCCTGCAGGACTGGCGGGCCACGCTGGTGCCCGCCACGGTGGTGCCCATCACCATCCTGGGCGGGTTCATGGCCATGATGGCCCTGGGCTTCTCGGTGAACCTGGTCACCCTGTTCGGCATCATCCTGGCCATCGGCATCGTGGTGGACGACGCCATCATCGTGGTGGAAGGGGCGGCGCACCACATGGAACACGGCGATTCGGCGCGCGACGCCACCGTGAAGGCCATGGTGCAGCTGTTCGGCCCCATCATCGGCATCACCCTGGTGCTGTCGTGCGTGTTCCTGCCCGCGTCGTTCATGTCGGGCATCACCGGGCAGCTGTACCGCCAGTTCGCGCTGGTCATCGCCTCCACGGCGCTGGTCAGCGCGCTGCTGGCCGCCACCATGACCCCCGCCCAGTGCGCCCTGTTCCTGAAGCCCATCGTGCCGGGGCGCAACGCCTTCTACCGCGGCTTCAACAAGGCGTACGACGCGGTGGAGCGGTTCTTCGTGGCGCTGCTGACCACCATGGTGCACCACGCCTGGACCACCATGCTGGTCTTCGTGGGGCTGATCTCGGCCACCTTCTGGTTCTTCTCCACGCTGCCCACGGGCTTTCTGCCCGACGAGGACCAGGGCTACGCGCTGGTGGCGGTGCAGTTGCCGGGCGCGTCGTCGCAGTCGCGCACCCGCGAGGTGACGGCAAGGCTTGATGCCATCCTTGCCGAAACACCGGGCGTGGCCAACTGGATCACCTTCGGCGGCATGTCCATCCTGAACAACGCCAATACCCCCAACTCGGCCACGATCTTCGTCATGTACAAGGACTGGTCCGAGCGGGGAGACCTGACCCAGGACAAGCTGGTGGCCAACTTGCGCCGCAAGACCGGGGCCATCCAGGAGGGCATGGTGCTGGTGGTCACGCCGCCGCCCATCCAGGGGCTGGGCAACGCGGGCGGCTTCGAGATGATGGTGCAGGACCGTGCCGCCACCGGGGCGCAGGCGCTGGAAAACGCCGCCTACCAGATGATGGGGGCGGGCGGGGGGCAGTCGGGCCTTTCCGGGGTGGCAACCACCTACACCGCCCGCACGCCGCAGCTGTACGTGGATGTGGACCGCACCAAGGTCAAGGACCACGGGGTGCAGCTGAGCGACGTGTTCAGCTCCATGCAGGCCTATCTTGGATCATCGTACGTCAACGACTTCAACAAGTTCGGCAAGGCGTACCAGGTGCGCGTGCAGGCCGACAGCCGCTACCGGCTGGAGGCCGGGGACATCGGCCAGCTGGAGGTGCGCAACGCCGATGGCCGCATGGTGCCCCTGGGCGCCATGACCAGCGTGCGCGACGTGGTGGGCCCCGACGTGGTGACCCGCTACAACCTGTACCCGGCGGCATCGCTGATCGGCTCCGCCGCACCGGGCTTCAGTTCCGGCCAGGCGCTGGCCCTGATGGAGGACATGGCCCGGCGCACCCTGCCGTCGACCATGGGCTTCGAGTGGACCACCATGGCCTACCAGGAAAAGGCCACCGGCAACGAGGCCTTCGCGGTGTTCGGGCTGGCGGTGCTGCTGGTGTTCCTGGTGCTGGCCGCCCAGTACGAAAGCTGGTCGGCCCCGGCGGCCATCATCCTGGTGGTGCCGCTGGCCCTGCTGGGCACCTGCATCGCCGTTTCCGTCCGTGGCATGGACAACAACGTCTACACCCAGATCGGCATCGTGCTGCTCATCGCGCTGGCCAGCAAGAACGCCATCCTCATCGTGGAGTTCGCGCGGGAATTGCGCATGCACAAGGGCATGTCCATCCCCGAGGCCGCCGTGGAAGGCGCCCGCGCCCGGTTGCGGCCCATCCTGATGACCTCGTTCGCGTTCATCCTGGGCGTGGTGCCGCTGCTCACCGCCTCGGGCGCAGGTTCGGCCAGCCAGCGTGCCCTGGGCACGGCGGTGTTCGGGGGCATGCTGGCCTCCACCTTCCTTGCCGTCATGTTCGTGCCGGTCTTCTTCACCGTCATCCAACGCCTGAGCGAACGCGGCACGCCGCAACGCGCCACGGCGCAACCCGAAAACGATCACCAGAGGTAG
- a CDS encoding DUF3313 domain-containing protein, which translates to MTSISRVTSCIALALLLAVTGCAAHQMEAKPSGFLKDYGKLKKGRDDQAGLIWIKSGISAKDYDAVVIDRPKAWIKADAPFKGVDAKELDEVLSFFGDALVREAGKSYRVVGEPGPRVLVLRAALTDLVPGEPVSGTLTSIVPIGIAVSGASRAVGGEHIGTGEAAVEMELLDGGTGAQLAAAVDRRSGTKAPLRGSMQDARDACEYWAKLLGKRLAEFKAGNLRP; encoded by the coding sequence ATGACCAGCATTTCCCGCGTCACGTCGTGCATCGCCCTGGCCCTGCTGCTTGCGGTAACCGGCTGCGCAGCACATCAGATGGAGGCAAAACCTTCGGGTTTCCTAAAGGACTACGGCAAGCTGAAGAAAGGGCGCGATGATCAGGCCGGGCTGATCTGGATCAAGTCCGGCATCAGCGCCAAGGACTACGACGCCGTGGTCATCGACCGGCCCAAGGCCTGGATCAAGGCCGATGCGCCCTTCAAGGGAGTGGACGCCAAGGAACTGGATGAAGTTCTGAGCTTCTTCGGCGATGCCCTGGTGCGCGAGGCGGGCAAGAGCTACCGCGTGGTGGGCGAACCCGGCCCGCGCGTGCTGGTGCTGCGCGCCGCCCTGACCGACCTTGTGCCCGGCGAGCCCGTGAGCGGCACGCTGACCTCCATCGTGCCCATCGGCATCGCGGTGTCCGGCGCCAGCCGGGCCGTGGGCGGCGAGCACATCGGCACCGGCGAGGCGGCGGTGGAAATGGAACTGCTGGACGGCGGCACCGGCGCCCAACTGGCCGCGGCGGTGGACCGCCGCAGCGGCACCAAGGCCCCCCTGCGCGGTTCCATGCAGGACGCCAGGGACGCTTGCGAGTACTGGGCGAAGTTGTTGGGCAAGCGGCTGGCGGAATTCAAGGCGGGCAACCTGCGCCCGTAG
- a CDS encoding MlaE family ABC transporter permease, giving the protein MPHPATLTVTSAGTQGATSLRLAVSGAWNLDAPPDGAARTSAMARLREPGVAGVTLVAEGLGDWDSSLAIFVAGVVRACRERNLSVDTSGLPAGLTRLVDLSFAVPERAGAARGDARSGLLERIGEAVLALPRPVGSTLDFIGEVAFALYRLARGKADMRRRDLLQFMSESGSAALPIVSLISMLVGLILAFVGAVQLRVFGAQIYVASLVAIAMVRVMGAIMTGITMAGRTGASYAAILGTMQVNEEVDALATMGLRPVEQLVLPRLLALVVMLPLLTIYADLMGMLGGFIVGVFMLDLNPMEYLNATREALSLANLWIGITHGAVFGVVVALCGCYHGMRCGRSASAVGAATTAAVVSGIVSIIVCTAFITVACEVLGI; this is encoded by the coding sequence ATGCCACACCCCGCCACACTTACCGTCACCAGTGCCGGAACGCAGGGGGCAACCAGCCTGCGACTGGCCGTGAGCGGCGCATGGAACCTGGACGCCCCGCCGGACGGCGCGGCCCGTACTTCGGCCATGGCGCGGCTGCGCGAGCCGGGTGTTGCGGGCGTGACCCTGGTGGCGGAGGGACTGGGCGACTGGGACAGCAGCCTGGCCATTTTCGTGGCCGGGGTTGTCCGCGCCTGCCGCGAACGCAACCTTTCCGTGGACACCAGCGGCCTGCCCGCCGGGCTGACCCGGCTGGTGGACCTGTCCTTTGCCGTGCCGGAGCGTGCCGGGGCCGCCCGTGGCGATGCGCGGTCGGGCCTGCTGGAGCGCATCGGTGAAGCGGTGCTGGCCCTGCCCAGGCCGGTGGGGTCCACCCTGGACTTCATCGGCGAGGTGGCCTTCGCCCTGTACCGGCTTGCGCGCGGCAAGGCGGACATGCGGCGGCGCGACCTGTTGCAGTTCATGTCCGAAAGCGGTTCCGCAGCGCTGCCCATCGTCTCGCTGATCAGCATGCTGGTGGGGCTCATCCTGGCCTTCGTGGGCGCGGTGCAATTGCGGGTGTTCGGCGCGCAGATCTACGTGGCCAGCCTGGTGGCCATCGCCATGGTGCGGGTGATGGGGGCCATCATGACCGGCATCACCATGGCCGGCCGCACAGGGGCCTCCTATGCGGCCATCCTGGGCACCATGCAGGTCAACGAGGAAGTGGACGCACTGGCCACCATGGGCCTGCGCCCGGTGGAGCAGCTGGTGCTGCCGCGCCTGCTGGCCCTGGTGGTGATGCTGCCCCTGCTGACCATCTACGCGGACCTCATGGGCATGCTTGGCGGATTCATCGTGGGGGTGTTCATGCTGGACCTGAACCCCATGGAATACCTGAACGCCACGCGCGAGGCGCTGTCGCTGGCCAACCTGTGGATAGGCATCACCCACGGGGCGGTATTCGGCGTGGTGGTGGCGCTGTGCGGCTGCTACCACGGCATGCGCTGCGGCCGCAGCGCCTCGGCGGTGGGCGCGGCCACCACGGCGGCGGTGGTCAGCGGCATCGTGTCCATCATCGTGTGCACCGCGTTCATCACCGTGGCCTGCGAGGTGCTGGGCATATGA
- a CDS encoding ABC transporter ATP-binding protein, producing the protein MSHTGQTTESSAISPPAPHIRVRDMTVSYGTFVLMRGLNFDIRRGDIFIIMGGSGCGKSTLLKVLVGLKQPASGTVHYGGTDFWGGAPEVRDAVMRRAGILYQSGALWSSMTLAENVALPLEQYTRLSRAEIADIVSFKLALVGLAGFERFYPSEISGGMRKRAGLARALALDPEIVFFDEPSAGLDPVSARLLDDLILELRESLGTTIVVVTHELASIFAIGTNSVFLDVETRTMTASGNPNDILREARDPKAVCFLTRGESSMGAARRPEPREAPPGCVTHSADEAGTGSDAPFCCKEER; encoded by the coding sequence ATGAGCCATACGGGTCAGACCACGGAATCGTCCGCCATCTCGCCACCCGCGCCGCACATCCGGGTGCGCGACATGACCGTGTCGTACGGCACGTTCGTGCTCATGCGCGGGTTGAACTTCGACATCCGGCGCGGCGACATCTTCATCATCATGGGCGGCAGCGGCTGCGGCAAGTCCACCCTGCTCAAGGTGCTGGTGGGGCTGAAGCAACCCGCCTCCGGCACCGTGCATTACGGCGGCACCGACTTCTGGGGCGGCGCCCCGGAAGTGCGCGATGCGGTGATGCGCCGCGCGGGCATCCTGTACCAGAGCGGCGCGCTGTGGAGTTCCATGACCCTGGCCGAGAACGTGGCCCTGCCGCTGGAGCAGTACACCAGGCTGTCGCGCGCCGAGATCGCGGATATCGTGTCCTTCAAGCTGGCCCTGGTGGGGCTGGCGGGCTTCGAGCGGTTCTACCCTTCGGAGATCAGCGGCGGCATGCGCAAGCGGGCCGGGCTGGCCCGGGCGCTTGCGCTGGACCCGGAGATCGTCTTCTTCGACGAGCCGTCGGCAGGGCTGGACCCGGTGAGCGCCCGGCTGCTGGACGACCTGATCCTGGAACTGCGCGAAAGCCTGGGCACCACCATCGTGGTGGTCACGCACGAACTGGCGTCCATTTTCGCCATCGGCACCAATTCGGTGTTCCTGGACGTGGAAACACGCACCATGACCGCCAGCGGCAATCCCAACGACATCTTGCGCGAGGCGCGCGACCCCAAGGCCGTGTGCTTCCTGACCCGGGGCGAATCGTCCATGGGCGCGGCACGCAGGCCCGAACCGCGCGAGGCGCCACCGGGGTGCGTGACGCACTCTGCGGACGAAGCCGGAACAGGGTCCGATGCACCATTCTGCTGCAAGGAGGAACGGTAA
- a CDS encoding MlaD family protein, with protein MARAANKAMLGAFVVGALALLAAAVLLFGSGRFMKDRPQLVLYFKGSVRGLNIGAPVVFRGVPIGSVSEIRLIHNTDTLEFFIPVFIAFEPERILNMKDGGVVERQGDYRVLQQLIDRGLRARLALQSFVTGQLMIEVDFEPGSPLVLRGDGKTPELPTLPSPMEELTRTLQNLPIENIMAQLNEAVAGLNRIVNSPVVADTASSLNDTLKDVRQLVASVNGQVGPVGQSLAGAAQRYGALADKLDRQLPDALAQTTQTLKSLAAASTRAEAALSAAHSTIRDDSRTMTEVQQALREMGAAARSLRTLAEYLERHPEALLRGKGDYR; from the coding sequence ATGGCACGCGCAGCCAACAAGGCCATGCTCGGCGCATTCGTGGTGGGGGCGCTGGCGCTGCTGGCGGCGGCGGTGCTGTTGTTCGGTTCCGGCAGGTTCATGAAGGACCGGCCCCAACTGGTGCTCTATTTCAAGGGGTCGGTGCGCGGGCTGAACATCGGTGCGCCGGTGGTCTTCCGGGGGGTGCCCATCGGCAGCGTGTCCGAAATACGCCTGATTCACAACACCGACACGCTGGAATTCTTCATACCGGTGTTCATCGCGTTCGAGCCGGAGCGCATCCTGAACATGAAGGACGGCGGCGTGGTCGAACGGCAGGGGGACTACCGGGTGCTCCAGCAGTTGATCGACAGGGGGTTGCGGGCACGGCTGGCCTTGCAGAGCTTTGTCACCGGGCAACTGATGATCGAGGTGGATTTCGAACCCGGCAGCCCGCTGGTGCTGCGCGGCGACGGCAAGACGCCGGAACTGCCCACGCTTCCCTCGCCCATGGAGGAACTGACCCGCACTCTCCAGAACCTGCCCATCGAGAACATCATGGCACAGCTGAACGAGGCCGTGGCCGGGCTGAACAGGATCGTCAATTCGCCCGTGGTGGCCGACACCGCGTCCAGCCTCAACGACACGCTGAAGGATGTGCGGCAGCTGGTGGCCTCGGTGAACGGGCAGGTGGGCCCCGTTGGCCAGTCGCTGGCCGGGGCCGCGCAACGCTACGGTGCGCTGGCCGACAAGCTGGACCGCCAGTTGCCGGACGCCCTGGCCCAGACCACCCAGACGCTGAAATCGCTGGCCGCGGCATCCACGCGGGCCGAGGCGGCGCTGTCCGCCGCCCACTCCACCATCCGCGACGATTCGCGCACCATGACCGAAGTGCAACAGGCCCTGCGCGAAATGGGGGCCGCCGCCCGCTCGCTGCGGACCCTTGCCGAGTATCTGGAACGCCACCCCGAGGCCTTGCTGCGAGGCAAAGGAGACTACCGCTGA
- a CDS encoding membrane integrity-associated transporter subunit PqiC, whose amino-acid sequence MSGVVVLLLACLLLSGCAGSSAATRFYLLSPPAPGGIRSVPGAPQARVAVGPVSVPSYLDRPQIVIREGDGVRLALAEFDRWAEPLAESLPRVLAEDISRALGGGHVLVFPGASADDADIRVAVDVNRLDGSLGGTVVLDAWWALLDRSGATLRRGRMVERRPAGGDHAAMVTAQGVLAAALGDTVAAAVREVLPRP is encoded by the coding sequence ATGTCCGGCGTGGTCGTCCTGCTGCTGGCGTGCCTGCTGTTGTCAGGCTGTGCGGGCAGCAGCGCCGCCACACGCTTCTATCTGCTTTCGCCCCCTGCGCCGGGGGGCATCCGCAGCGTGCCCGGTGCGCCGCAGGCGAGAGTGGCGGTGGGGCCTGTCAGCGTGCCTTCGTATCTGGACCGTCCGCAGATCGTCATCCGCGAGGGCGACGGGGTGCGTCTGGCCCTGGCGGAGTTCGACCGCTGGGCCGAACCGCTGGCCGAAAGCCTGCCCCGCGTGCTGGCAGAGGACATCTCTCGCGCGCTGGGTGGCGGGCACGTTCTGGTGTTTCCCGGCGCCAGTGCCGACGATGCCGACATCCGGGTGGCCGTGGACGTGAACAGGCTGGACGGCAGCCTGGGCGGAACGGTGGTGCTGGATGCCTGGTGGGCCCTGCTGGACCGTTCCGGGGCCACGCTGCGCCGGGGACGGATGGTCGAGCGGCGGCCCGCCGGTGGCGACCATGCCGCCATGGTCACCGCGCAGGGCGTGCTGGCGGCGGCGCTGGGCGATACCGTGGCGGCTGCCGTGCGCGAGGTGCTGCCCAGGCCCTGA
- a CDS encoding GGDEF domain-containing protein, producing the protein MASLSMALCVLCAVTVGLLLVHGHLDGDRHDLRLLAWGKGMQAAGWLGFGLASTVSDVLPPFRYLLLVGLGMEALAMLRVRTGRPVRVLPWLGGLVVLHAVLAVAVAERPFEVRAFVQTLAAALLFLPCGALLLAARDVRSQRLYRVTGGAYLLVAMFALARGGYMLARHEGADLPAVPHMEMVGLLLLQALAFIGCVWFVVVLRERYEAHIHRLATTDALTGLHNRRHFLSAAEPALALAARKGTPVGVLIFDVDHFKRVNDTHGHSVGDAVLRCIGEVLPSLVRGYDATCRYGGEEFAALLPDADGPVTDIVGERIRQGLEQAGRQAAEDGRAVVFTASVGGSCRVPAGPQDLDALLAEADAALYEAKRGGRNAYRRHEA; encoded by the coding sequence ATGGCCTCCCTGTCCATGGCACTTTGCGTGCTCTGCGCCGTCACCGTGGGGCTGCTGCTTGTGCACGGCCATCTGGATGGCGACCGGCACGACCTGCGGCTGCTGGCATGGGGCAAGGGCATGCAGGCCGCGGGTTGGCTGGGCTTCGGCCTTGCTTCCACGGTTTCAGACGTATTGCCGCCGTTCCGCTACCTGCTGCTGGTGGGGCTGGGCATGGAGGCGCTGGCCATGCTGCGGGTGCGCACCGGTCGTCCGGTGCGGGTGTTGCCCTGGCTGGGCGGGCTGGTGGTGCTGCACGCGGTGCTGGCGGTGGCCGTGGCCGAACGGCCTTTCGAGGTGCGGGCCTTCGTCCAGACGCTGGCGGCGGCTCTGCTGTTTCTGCCTTGCGGAGCACTGCTGCTTGCCGCGCGCGACGTGAGGTCGCAACGCCTCTACCGGGTGACCGGCGGCGCGTACCTGCTGGTGGCGATGTTCGCGCTGGCCAGGGGAGGGTACATGCTGGCCCGGCACGAGGGGGCGGACCTTCCCGCCGTGCCGCACATGGAGATGGTGGGGCTGCTGCTGTTGCAGGCCCTGGCGTTCATCGGGTGCGTGTGGTTCGTGGTGGTGCTGCGCGAACGGTACGAGGCGCACATCCACCGGCTGGCCACCACCGACGCCCTGACAGGGCTGCACAACCGCCGCCATTTCCTGTCCGCCGCGGAACCAGCGTTGGCCCTTGCCGCGCGCAAGGGTACTCCGGTGGGCGTGCTGATCTTCGACGTGGACCACTTCAAGCGGGTCAACGATACCCACGGCCACTCCGTGGGCGATGCGGTGCTGCGCTGCATCGGCGAGGTGCTGCCCTCGCTGGTGCGTGGCTATGACGCCACCTGCCGCTACGGCGGCGAGGAGTTCGCGGCGCTGCTGCCGGACGCCGACGGCCCGGTGACCGACATCGTGGGCGAGCGCATCCGGCAGGGGCTGGAGCAGGCCGGGCGTCAGGCGGCGGAAGATGGCAGGGCCGTGGTGTTTACCGCGAGCGTGGGCGGCAGCTGCCGCGTGCCTGCCGGACCGCAGGATCTGGACGCCCTGCTGGCCGAGGCGGACGCGGCCCTGTACGAAGCAAAGCGCGGGGGCCGCAATGCCTACCGGCGGCATGAGGCCTGA